In Mustelus asterias unplaced genomic scaffold, sMusAst1.hap1.1 HAP1_SCAFFOLD_1724, whole genome shotgun sequence, the following proteins share a genomic window:
- the ndufv1 gene encoding NADH dehydrogenase [ubiquinone] flavoprotein 1, mitochondrial, translating to LKGALKRGDWYKTKEILLKGVDWILGEVKTSGLRGRGGAGFPTGMKWGFMNKPSDGRPKYLVVNADEGEPGTCKDREIMRHDPHKLIEGCLVAGRSMGAQAAYIYIRGEFYNEASNLQVAIKEAYEAGLIGKNACGSGYDFDVYVFRGAGAYICGEETALIESLEGKQGKPRLKPPFPADVGLFGCPTTVANVETVAVSPTICRRGGTWFHSFGRERNSGTKLFNISGHVNNPCTVEEEMSIPLKELIERHAGGVTGGWDNLLAIIPGGSSTPLIPKSVCSDVMMDFDALVAAQTALGTAAVIVMDKSSDVIRCIARLMEFYKHESCGQCTPCREGVHWMNQMMWRFVKGNARVTEIDMLWEISKQVEGHSICALGDGAAWPAQGLIRHFRPEMEKRIQSFREGGSAKATA from the exons GCTGAAGGGAGCTCTGAAACGGGGCGACTGGTACAAAACCAAAGAGATTCTACTGAAGGGGGTGGACTGGATTCTCGGAGAGGTGAAAACATCCGgactgcgggggaggggaggagccgGATTTCCCACCGGGATGAAGTGGGGCTTCATGAACAAGCCCTCAGATGGAAG GCCCAAGTACCTGGTGGTGAATGCGGATGAGGGGGAGCCTGGGACGTGCAAGGACAGGGAGATCATGAGGCACGACCCCCACAAGCTCATCGAAGGATGCCTCGTTGCCGGTCGCTCGATGGGAGCCCAGGCTGCTTACATCTACATCAGGGGGGAGTTCTACAATGAAGCTTCCAATCTACAG GTTGCAATCAAGGAGGCCTACGAGGCGGGGCTGATCGGGAAGAATGCCTGTGGGTCGGGGTATGATTTTGATGTGTATGTTTTCCGCGGAGCTGGTGCCTACATCTGTGGCGAGGAGACGGCCCTGATCGAGTCCCTGGAGGGGAAACAGGGGAAACCCCGTCTAAAACCCCCTTTCCCCGCCGACGTAG gcctgTTTGGCTGTCCCACCACAGTTGCGAACGTGGAGACGGTTGCCGTCTCCCCGACTATCTGCCGCCGCGGGGGCACCTGGTTCCACAGCTTTGGGCGCGAGCGGAATTCCGGGACAAAACTCTTCAACATCTCCGGACACGTCAACAATCCCTGCACGGTGGAGGAGGAGATGTCCATTCCGTTAAAGGAGCTGATCGAACGACACGCAG gggGTGTGACTGGAGGCTGGGATAATCTCCTGGCCATCATTCCGGGCGGATCATCCACACCTTTGATCCCCAAATCCGTCTGCAGCGATGTGATGATGGACTTTGATGCGCTGGTCGCGGCTCAGACTGCCTTAGGAACAGCAGCAGTTATCGTGATGGATAAATCG TCGGATGTTATCCGCTGTATCGCTCGCCTGATGGAGTTTTACAAGCAtgagagttgtggacagtgcactcCGTGTCGTGAAG GTGTACACTGGATGAACCAGATGATGTGGCGTTTTGTGAAGGGTAACGCTCGCGTGACGGAGATCGACATGCTCTGGGAAATCAGCAAACAGGTCGAGGGACACTCCATCTGTGCCCTGGGCGATGGGGCAGCATGGCCAGCGCAG GGTTTAATCCGACATTTCCGCCCAGAAATGGAGAAGAGAATCCAATCGTTCCGGGAAGGTGGATCAGCGAAGGCTACCGCGTGA